A window of Desertibacillus haloalkaliphilus contains these coding sequences:
- a CDS encoding NfeD family protein, whose translation MKQRSRLFLYVMVMIIGLLLLPVQTIVGSEDHEEALVYYIPVEQEVERGLEAFLDRSITTAIEDGADHIVLEIDTPGGAVVAAGNIAKIIRGTELPITAYVTKEAISAGAYIALNADKIVMSPGSTMGSAAVIDGGGNAADEKTQSYWLSEMRGSAELNERDPIYAQAMADAEVHLPDYGAERGRLLTLTADQALEVGYAEAVASDRQELLSFLELEGAVEKESEVTFAEQIARFVTNPIIIPILLSVGSLGLVLELYSPGFGVPGIMGLSALGLFFFGHMFAGFAGWEVFILFGVGLLLILIEIFIPGFGIFGILGIGSIIGSMVLASFSTINILISILIAVVITTIGSILVFKFFGARGPFKKIVLTDTTGSEQGYISNVTREELIGKEGITLTPLRPSGSAVFGDERLDVVSEGGYIGQDEKIKIVTTSGARIVVRQVKED comes from the coding sequence ATGAAACAGCGATCGCGTCTTTTCTTATATGTGATGGTGATGATCATTGGTTTGCTATTGCTACCGGTTCAAACAATTGTAGGTAGTGAAGATCACGAAGAGGCCTTGGTTTATTACATACCTGTTGAACAGGAGGTTGAACGAGGGCTTGAAGCATTTTTGGATCGTTCGATAACAACAGCGATTGAAGATGGAGCAGATCACATCGTATTGGAAATTGATACGCCAGGAGGAGCTGTTGTAGCAGCAGGAAATATTGCTAAAATTATACGTGGGACAGAACTACCGATTACTGCTTATGTGACGAAGGAGGCTATATCAGCCGGAGCCTATATTGCGTTAAATGCAGATAAGATCGTAATGAGTCCTGGGTCAACAATGGGCTCAGCCGCAGTGATAGACGGTGGTGGAAATGCTGCTGATGAGAAAACACAATCGTACTGGCTAAGTGAAATGAGAGGGTCTGCTGAATTGAATGAGCGTGATCCGATTTATGCACAAGCGATGGCCGATGCTGAGGTTCATTTACCTGATTATGGGGCTGAACGAGGGCGTTTACTTACGTTAACGGCTGATCAGGCGCTTGAAGTCGGCTATGCAGAGGCCGTAGCATCTGATCGACAAGAATTGTTGTCATTTTTAGAATTGGAAGGTGCTGTTGAAAAGGAATCAGAGGTGACATTTGCAGAACAAATTGCTCGTTTTGTCACCAACCCAATAATCATTCCGATCCTTTTGTCAGTGGGGAGCTTAGGGCTAGTGCTAGAATTATATTCACCTGGCTTTGGTGTACCTGGAATTATGGGGCTTTCAGCATTAGGGCTGTTCTTTTTTGGACATATGTTTGCCGGTTTTGCTGGCTGGGAAGTCTTTATTTTATTTGGTGTCGGACTGCTGTTAATTTTAATAGAAATATTTATTCCGGGATTTGGGATATTCGGTATTCTTGGAATTGGTTCAATTATAGGAAGTATGGTATTAGCCTCATTCTCAACAATAAATATTTTAATATCGATTTTAATTGCTGTCGTCATCACGACAATTGGTTCAATCCTCGTTTTTAAATTCTTTGGGGCACGTGGGCCGTTTAAGAAGATTGTTCTTACAGATACAACAGGGTCAGAACAAGGATATATTTCTAATGTTACGAGGGAAGAGCTAATAGGAAAAGAAGGAATTACGCTTACCCCACTTCGCCCATCTGGCTCAGCTGTTTTTGGCGATGAACGACTTGACGTTGTTTCTGAAGGAGGATATATTGGACAGGATGAAAAAATTAAGATTGTAACAACCTCTGGAGCAAGGATTGTTGTTCGTCAAGTGAAAGAGGATTAA
- the floA gene encoding flotillin-like protein FloA (flotillin-like protein involved in membrane lipid rafts) codes for MDVGLLIILGIIVVLLAVLFTFVPVALWISALAAGVRVGIFTLVGMRLRRVIPARVVNPLIKAVKAGLDLSINKLEGHYLAGGNVDRVVNALIAAQRANIELSFERCAAIDLAGRDVLEAVQMSVNPKVIETPFIAGVAMDGIEVKAKARITVRANIDRLVGGAGEDTVIARVGEGIVSTIGSSNDHKKVLENPDLISQTVLSKGLDAGTAFEILSIDIADIDIGKNIGAELQTDQAEADKNIAQAKAEERRAMAVAKEQEMKARVEEMRAKVVEAESEVPMAMSEALRSGNLGVMDYMNIQNVMADTDMRDSIGKTTGEDKKGDKSQ; via the coding sequence GTGGATGTAGGTTTACTGATTATTCTAGGTATTATCGTAGTTTTACTAGCTGTATTGTTTACATTTGTGCCCGTTGCGTTATGGATTTCGGCGCTAGCTGCTGGTGTCCGTGTCGGGATCTTTACACTAGTAGGGATGAGGCTTCGTCGTGTTATTCCAGCACGTGTTGTAAATCCGTTAATTAAGGCGGTAAAAGCAGGCCTTGATTTAAGCATTAACAAATTAGAGGGGCACTATTTAGCAGGTGGTAATGTTGACCGTGTCGTAAATGCTTTGATTGCGGCTCAACGTGCCAATATCGAATTGTCATTTGAAAGATGCGCAGCGATTGATTTAGCTGGACGTGACGTTCTTGAAGCGGTACAAATGAGTGTTAACCCAAAGGTGATTGAAACACCATTTATTGCCGGTGTGGCAATGGATGGGATTGAAGTGAAGGCTAAAGCAAGAATTACGGTACGTGCGAATATTGATCGTCTTGTCGGTGGTGCGGGCGAAGATACAGTTATTGCTCGTGTCGGTGAAGGGATTGTATCAACAATTGGTTCTTCAAATGATCATAAGAAGGTTTTAGAAAATCCTGACCTTATTTCGCAAACGGTCTTATCGAAAGGGCTGGATGCTGGAACAGCGTTTGAAATTTTATCCATTGATATTGCCGATATTGATATCGGTAAAAACATTGGTGCGGAACTTCAAACGGACCAAGCGGAAGCTGATAAAAACATTGCGCAGGCTAAAGCTGAAGAACGTCGTGCAATGGCTGTTGCAAAAGAACAAGAAATGAAAGCTCGTGTTGAAGAAATGCGTGCGAAGGTTGTTGAAGCTGAATCAGAAGTGCCGATGGCGATGTCTGAAGCGTTGCGTTCTGGAAATTTAGGTGTCATGGATTATATGAACATCCAAAATGTCATGGCGGACACAGATATGAGAGATTCTATTGGTAAGACAACTGGTGAAGATAAGAAAGGTGATAAGTCGCAATAA
- the yqfC gene encoding sporulation protein YqfC: MKKWKQKIKSWMTESMELPADVLMDLPRITMIGQIHIYIENHRGVLQFSNQELRLLLEQGQLLIKGESFVIKTILPEELLLEGKIDQVIYLDS, translated from the coding sequence ATGAAAAAATGGAAGCAGAAAATAAAAAGTTGGATGACTGAGAGCATGGAACTTCCTGCAGATGTTCTCATGGATTTGCCACGAATTACAATGATCGGTCAAATTCATATTTATATTGAAAATCATCGCGGTGTATTGCAGTTTTCGAATCAGGAACTGCGTCTCCTTCTAGAGCAGGGACAGTTACTAATTAAGGGTGAAAGTTTTGTTATTAAGACGATTTTGCCTGAAGAATTGCTCTTGGAAGGGAAAATTGATCAGGTGATTTATCTCGATTCTTAA
- the yqfD gene encoding sporulation protein YqfD: MKNKWTTFLYGYVRIRIEGPYAERLLNRCIEERLTIWNIKRISETSVICYLALEDVSRLRPLLKMTSCKVRFTERKGLPFLFRAMLSRGGFATGITAFIAILFLLSNMVWNISIEGATPEVEHELEQIVKEMGIEKGKFHFLLPSVEEIQKEVTERLEDATWVGVNLSGTTYHFQVVEQELPDPQEQISPRHLVASKKAVIHDIFVEEGQALVTPNDFVDKGDMLVSGFIGKEGKTELVPATANVLGEIWYKSEVDIPLKSSFETLTGDYKNRHYVTLFNVDLPIWGFGKPEFINYEIFVDESNFRFLNWELPIGYKEVRTLEKKELTREYTEEEAKEVGMEMAKVQLEKRLADDSVIRGENVLHETIENGKVKLEIHYQVIEDITSEQPIIQGD, from the coding sequence ATGAAAAATAAATGGACCACCTTTTTATATGGGTATGTAAGAATCCGAATTGAAGGACCATATGCAGAACGACTTTTAAATCGGTGCATCGAAGAACGGTTGACGATATGGAACATTAAGCGGATTAGTGAAACTTCTGTCATTTGTTATCTGGCACTTGAAGATGTCAGTCGGCTACGGCCGCTCTTAAAAATGACAAGCTGTAAAGTAAGATTTACTGAGAGGAAAGGGCTCCCCTTTTTATTTAGGGCGATGTTATCGCGAGGTGGTTTTGCAACAGGGATTACTGCTTTTATAGCCATTCTGTTTTTGTTATCGAATATGGTATGGAATATATCAATTGAAGGTGCGACACCAGAGGTTGAACATGAATTAGAGCAAATTGTTAAAGAGATGGGGATTGAGAAAGGGAAATTTCATTTTTTATTACCAAGTGTGGAAGAAATTCAAAAAGAAGTCACAGAACGATTGGAAGATGCTACCTGGGTCGGTGTAAACTTAAGTGGGACGACCTACCACTTCCAAGTTGTTGAACAGGAATTGCCAGACCCTCAAGAACAGATTAGTCCAAGACATTTAGTGGCAAGTAAGAAGGCTGTTATTCACGACATTTTTGTTGAAGAGGGGCAAGCACTCGTAACTCCAAATGATTTTGTTGATAAAGGAGATATGCTGGTCTCAGGATTTATTGGTAAAGAAGGGAAAACGGAACTCGTACCTGCAACAGCTAATGTATTAGGAGAAATTTGGTACAAGTCTGAAGTTGATATTCCATTAAAAAGTTCGTTTGAAACGTTAACAGGTGATTATAAAAACAGACATTATGTAACACTATTTAATGTAGACCTGCCGATTTGGGGATTTGGGAAACCGGAGTTCATCAACTATGAAATATTTGTCGATGAAAGCAACTTTCGCTTTTTGAATTGGGAACTTCCAATCGGTTACAAAGAGGTACGAACTTTAGAAAAGAAAGAATTAACAAGAGAATATACAGAGGAAGAAGCAAAAGAAGTTGGCATGGAAATGGCAAAAGTCCAATTAGAAAAGCGATTAGCTGATGATTCTGTCATTCGTGGAGAAAATGTTTTGCACGAGACGATTGAGAATGGTAAAGTAAAATTAGAGATTCATTACCAAGTAATTGAAGATATTACATCGGAACAACCGATCATTCAAGGAGATTGA